Genomic DNA from Desulfuromonas versatilis:
TGTCCAGGTGCAACCGGGCCACCTTCTCATCGAGCAGCTTGGGCAGCACGTACACCTTGTTCTCATAATCGCCGGCGTTGCCCCACAGTTCGATCTGGGCGATCACCTGGTTGGTGAAGGAGGCCGACATGACGAAGGAGGGGTGCCCGGTGGCGCAGCCGAGATTGACCAGGCGGCCTTCGGCGAGCACGATGATCTTCTTGCCGTCCGGGAACACCACGTGGTCGACCTGGGGTTTGATGTTGACCCATTCGAGGTTGCGGATGCTGGCGATGTCGATCTCCAGGTCGAAGTGACCGATGTTGCAGACGATGGCCTGATCCTTCATGGCCTCCATGTGCGGGCGGGTGATGACGTCGCGGCAGCCGGTGGTGGTGACGAAGATGTCGCCGAGGGCGGCGGCCTCTTCCATCGTGGTCACCTGGTAACCTTCCATGGCGGCCTGCAGGGCGATGATCGGGTCGATCTCGGTGATCAGCACCCGGGCGCCGAGCCCGCGCATGGCCTGGGCGCAGCCCTTGCCGACGTCCCCGTAGCCGGCGACGACCACGACTTTGCCGGCCACCATGACGTCGGTAGCCCGCTTGATGCCGTCGGCAAGCGACTCGCGGCAGCCGTAGAGGTTGTCAAACTTGCTCTTGGTGACCGAGTCGTTGACGTTGAAGGCGGGGCACTTCAGGGTGCCGGCCTTGGCCATCTGGTAGAGCCGGTGCACACCGGTGGTGGTCTCCTCGGACAGGCCGCGGACCTCCTTCATCAGTTCGGGGTACTTCTCGTGCATCACCTGGGTCAGGTCGCCGCCGTCATCCAGCAGCATGTTGGGGGTCCAGCCCCCCGGCCCCTGGATGGTCTGCTCGACGCACCACCAGTACTCATCCTCGGTCTCGCCCTTCCAGGCGAACACCGGGATGCCGGCCTTGGCGATGGCCGCGGCGGCATGGTCCTGGGTGGAGAAGATGTTGCAGGAACTCCAGCGCACCTCGGCGCCGAGGTGGATCAGGGTCTCGAT
This window encodes:
- the ahcY gene encoding adenosylhomocysteinase, producing the protein MEASITQDDFKVKDLALAKWGRQEIEIAETEMPGLMALREEFGASRPLQGARIAGCLHMTIQTAVLIETLIHLGAEVRWSSCNIFSTQDHAAAAIAKAGIPVFAWKGETEDEYWWCVEQTIQGPGGWTPNMLLDDGGDLTQVMHEKYPELMKEVRGLSEETTTGVHRLYQMAKAGTLKCPAFNVNDSVTKSKFDNLYGCRESLADGIKRATDVMVAGKVVVVAGYGDVGKGCAQAMRGLGARVLITEIDPIIALQAAMEGYQVTTMEEAAALGDIFVTTTGCRDVITRPHMEAMKDQAIVCNIGHFDLEIDIASIRNLEWVNIKPQVDHVVFPDGKKIIVLAEGRLVNLGCATGHPSFVMSASFTNQVIAQIELWGNAGDYENKVYVLPKLLDEKVARLHLDKLGVKLTQLTAKQADYLGIPVEGPYKPEFYRY